Proteins encoded together in one Deinococcus irradiatisoli window:
- a CDS encoding zinc-dependent alcohol dehydrogenase — protein MKAVVWHGIGDIRLDDVPEPQLKESTDAVVRLTASAICGTDLHFIRGTMGGMVPGTILGHEGVGVVEQVGDDVRNFAPGDRVVIPSTISCGYCPPCRAGNTAQCDNANPNGPSAGTAFYGGPKEAGAFDGLQAEKARIAYANSSLIKLPDNVSDDQAILLSDIFPTAYFGADIAGVKEGSVVVVFGCGPVGQFAIISAKLLGATRIIAVDRLPDRLEMARRNGAETVNFEKEDPIETIQRLTGGVGADCVIDVVGVDAQHAHHGPAKPDAEKLEQFKEEVEHNAPDAQPTKDGQWVPGDAPSQVLEWAVEVVKKAGQIGLIGVYSPTVTTYPIGKAMNKNLTVRMGNCDHRAYIPRLINLVAAGVVDPTQVLTEDESIQDAISAYQAFDKRQPGWIKVELEPQQA, from the coding sequence ATGAAAGCAGTGGTATGGCACGGCATTGGCGACATCCGGCTCGACGACGTTCCCGAGCCCCAGCTCAAGGAAAGCACCGACGCGGTGGTGCGCCTGACCGCCAGCGCGATCTGCGGCACCGACCTGCACTTCATTCGCGGCACCATGGGCGGCATGGTGCCGGGCACCATCCTGGGCCACGAGGGAGTGGGCGTCGTCGAGCAGGTCGGCGACGACGTGCGCAACTTCGCGCCGGGCGACCGGGTGGTGATCCCTTCTACCATCTCGTGCGGGTACTGCCCGCCCTGCCGCGCCGGGAACACGGCGCAGTGCGACAACGCCAACCCCAACGGCCCCTCGGCCGGCACCGCCTTCTACGGCGGCCCCAAGGAAGCTGGCGCTTTCGACGGCCTGCAGGCCGAGAAGGCCCGCATCGCCTACGCCAACAGCAGCCTGATCAAGCTGCCCGACAACGTCAGCGACGACCAGGCGATTTTGCTCTCCGACATCTTCCCTACCGCCTACTTCGGCGCCGACATCGCCGGGGTGAAGGAAGGCAGCGTGGTGGTGGTGTTCGGCTGCGGCCCGGTGGGGCAGTTCGCCATCATCAGCGCCAAGTTGCTGGGTGCCACCCGCATCATCGCGGTGGACCGCCTGCCCGACCGCCTGGAGATGGCCCGGCGCAACGGCGCTGAGACGGTCAACTTCGAGAAGGAAGACCCGATCGAGACCATTCAGCGCCTCACCGGCGGGGTGGGCGCCGACTGCGTGATTGACGTGGTGGGTGTGGACGCCCAGCACGCCCACCACGGCCCGGCCAAACCGGACGCGGAGAAACTCGAGCAGTTCAAGGAAGAAGTCGAGCACAACGCCCCCGACGCCCAGCCCACCAAAGACGGTCAGTGGGTGCCGGGCGACGCGCCCTCGCAGGTGCTGGAGTGGGCGGTGGAAGTGGTCAAGAAGGCTGGGCAGATCGGCCTCATCGGGGTGTACTCGCCGACCGTCACGACCTACCCCATTGGCAAGGCCATGAACAAGAACCTGACGGTGCGGATGGGCAACTGCGACCACCGCGCCTATATCCCGCGCCTGATCAATCTGGTGGCTGCCGGGGTAGTGGACCCCACCCAGGTGCTGACCGAGGACGAGAGCATTCAGGACGCGATCAGCGCCTATCAGGCCTTCGACAAGCGCCAGCCCGGCTGGATCAAGGTGGAGCTCGAACCGCAGCAGGCGTAA